The Quercus robur chromosome 7, dhQueRobu3.1, whole genome shotgun sequence genome has a segment encoding these proteins:
- the LOC126691093 gene encoding uncharacterized protein LOC126691093, with product MQMMKKRMDFMMNAFRGRVSSDLNDLVHRTDSLFTASVRTFPLPPKFRMPQVESYDGSKDPLDHLESFKTLMHLQGVANEIMCKTFPTTLKGLARVWFSRLTLNSIGTFKELSAQFASHFIGGHRYKKSIACLMNIKQRKDETLRLYIPHFNKEAFSIDEADDKILVAAFMNRLRKVLIQIKDEGALTFPSKLKGDPSKRSRDKYDCFHRGHGHDTSDCYDLKQQIEALIRQGKLQRFISKEQMDQPQEPYARRENESPRPPLEDIRMIIGGNATSSSSKKACKTYL from the exons atgcagatgatgaagaaACGGATGGACTTCATGATGAATGCCTTCAGAGGACGGGTGTCTAGTGACCTCAATGACTTGGTCCATCGAACTGATTCACTATTCACTGCATCCGTTAGGACGTTCCCCCTACCACCAAAGTTCCGCATGCCTCAGGTGGAAAGCTACGACGGATCCAAGGACCCCCTAGATCACCTAGAATCTttcaagaccctaatgcacctaCAAGGAGTGGCAAATGAGATTATGTGCAAGACTTTCCCCACTACTTTAAAGGGCCTTGCAAGAGTTTGGTTCAGCAGGTTAACGCTCAACTCCATTGGTACATTTAAGGAGTTGAGCGCCCAATTTGCCTCACACTTTATTGGGGGGCacaggtataagaagtccaTTGCATGCTTGATGAACATTAAGCAAAGGAAGGATGAGACCCTAAGGTTGTACATACCCCACTTTAACAAGGAGGCATTTTCAATTGATGAAGCTGACGATAAGATTCTTGTGGCCGCATTTATGAATAGGCTACGAAAGG TCCTGATACAGATCAAAGACGAAGGAGCCCTGACGTTCCCTAGCAAGCTGAAGGGAGACCCTAGCAAGAGGTCCAGAGACAAGTATGATTGTTTCCATCGTGGCCATGGTCATGACACATCTGATTGTTATGACTTAAAGCAGCAAATAGAGGCTCTTATTAGGCAAGGAAAGTTGCAAAGATTCATTAGTAAGGAACAGATGGACCAGCCCCAAGAACCATATGCTCGAAGAGAAAATGAGAGCCCTAGGCCACCTCTGGAAGATATAAGGATGATTATAGGGGGCAATGCAACTTCCAGTTCTTCCAAGAAGGCATGCAAGACCTACCTATGA